One Persicobacter psychrovividus DNA window includes the following coding sequences:
- a CDS encoding NADH:ubiquinone reductase (Na(+)-transporting) subunit B, with amino-acid sequence MKFLREKLDEIKPNFSKGGKFEKFHPAFEAIDTILYVPKEVTSAKGVQVKDAVDLKRLMMTVVIALIPCLLFGMWNVGFQHYLAIGETSTFIDQFLYGAMKVLPIVIVAYAVGGLVEGTFSVLRNHPIAEGFLVTGMLVPLCIPASIPLWQVALAMVFAIVLGIEVFGGVGTNVLNVALTARAFLYFAYPTDISGDVWTAGIHGEGIKLVEGYTGATPLAIAHSTPAGESVANALSAVSYGGFDHIFSLKNLFMGVIPGSIGETSTLAILIGAAILIVTGVASWRIIVGVFGGAWLTGLLLNAFAVNPFMGLPAHYHLVMGGLAFGAVFMATDPVTAAHTTKGKWIYGILIGAMTVIIRVFNPAYPEGIMLAILLMNVFAPLIDHYVVEANKTKRLKRATV; translated from the coding sequence ATGAAATTCTTAAGAGAAAAACTCGACGAAATAAAACCGAACTTCAGCAAAGGAGGAAAATTCGAGAAGTTTCATCCCGCTTTTGAAGCGATTGACACGATCTTGTATGTGCCCAAAGAGGTGACCTCTGCAAAAGGAGTTCAGGTTAAAGACGCAGTCGATTTGAAGCGTCTGATGATGACAGTGGTGATCGCCCTGATCCCTTGTCTGTTATTCGGTATGTGGAACGTAGGTTTTCAGCACTATCTTGCGATAGGTGAAACGTCTACTTTCATAGATCAATTCCTTTACGGTGCCATGAAGGTACTTCCTATCGTGATCGTTGCTTATGCAGTCGGTGGATTGGTGGAAGGAACCTTCTCTGTGCTTAGAAATCACCCCATTGCGGAAGGTTTCCTGGTAACAGGTATGTTGGTGCCTTTGTGTATTCCTGCTTCTATTCCTTTATGGCAAGTGGCTTTGGCCATGGTGTTTGCCATTGTATTGGGTATCGAGGTGTTTGGTGGTGTAGGTACTAACGTGTTGAACGTAGCCCTTACCGCACGTGCTTTCCTTTACTTTGCTTACCCAACAGATATCTCAGGAGATGTTTGGACGGCAGGTATCCACGGTGAAGGGATTAAATTGGTAGAAGGATATACAGGTGCTACGCCTTTGGCAATTGCTCACTCAACCCCTGCGGGCGAGAGCGTGGCCAATGCATTGAGCGCAGTATCGTATGGTGGTTTCGACCATATCTTTAGTTTGAAAAACCTGTTCATGGGAGTGATCCCCGGCTCAATCGGTGAGACATCCACTTTGGCGATTTTAATCGGTGCCGCTATTTTGATTGTAACAGGCGTTGCTTCTTGGAGAATCATCGTTGGGGTATTTGGCGGTGCTTGGTTGACAGGCCTGTTGTTGAATGCTTTTGCTGTAAACCCATTCATGGGATTACCTGCTCACTACCACTTGGTAATGGGTGGTTTGGCTTTCGGTGCTGTATTTATGGCTACTGACCCTGTAACGGCTGCCCATACCACTAAAGGGAAGTGGATTTACGGTATTTTGATTGGTGCAATGACGGTGATTATCCGTGTATTCAACCCAGCATATCCTGAAGGAATTATGTTGGCAATTCTTTTGATGAACGTATTTGCGCCATTAATCGACCATTACGTAGTTGAGGCAAACAAAACTAAAAGATTAAAACGTGCGACAGTCTAA
- a CDS encoding 4-hydroxy-3-methylbut-2-enyl diphosphate reductase → MEVTIDKNSGYCFGVEYAIKMAEDEMERSDQLYCLGDIVHNDMEVKRLNEKGLRIISREELSKLKDCKVLIRAHGEPPATYRMAMENNITLIDASCPVVLKLQNRVKTAYDKMLDINGQVVIYGKKGHAEVEGLVGQTNAEALIVTEEKDLAQVDFNRPVTLFSQTTKSTKGFYALKDSIASQIVASEGGQENFQANDSICRQVSNREPQLTRFAQEYDVILFVSGKKSSNGKALYQVCKANNVTSFFIESESDIDPAWLAQAKSVGICGATSTPMWLMERVSDYIKNIV, encoded by the coding sequence ATGGAAGTAACCATTGATAAAAATTCAGGCTACTGCTTCGGTGTGGAGTATGCCATCAAGATGGCTGAAGATGAGATGGAACGCTCGGATCAGTTGTACTGCCTGGGGGATATTGTCCACAACGATATGGAGGTAAAGCGGCTGAATGAAAAGGGGTTGAGGATTATCTCTCGTGAGGAGCTGAGCAAATTGAAGGATTGCAAGGTGTTGATTCGTGCCCACGGGGAGCCTCCAGCAACCTACCGCATGGCGATGGAGAATAATATCACACTGATTGACGCCTCCTGCCCTGTGGTTTTAAAATTACAAAACAGGGTAAAGACCGCCTACGATAAAATGCTCGACATTAACGGGCAGGTGGTTATTTACGGAAAGAAAGGGCACGCTGAAGTGGAAGGGCTTGTGGGTCAAACCAATGCCGAAGCACTCATCGTGACCGAGGAAAAGGACCTCGCGCAGGTGGATTTTAACCGCCCCGTGACCCTCTTCTCTCAGACCACCAAAAGTACCAAAGGGTTTTATGCCCTCAAAGATAGTATCGCCTCACAAATTGTAGCGAGTGAAGGCGGTCAGGAAAATTTTCAGGCCAATGACAGCATTTGCCGACAGGTATCCAACAGAGAGCCGCAGCTTACCCGCTTCGCTCAAGAGTACGATGTCATCTTGTTTGTCAGTGGTAAAAAAAGCTCCAACGGCAAGGCGCTTTACCAGGTGTGCAAGGCCAATAATGTAACGAGCTTTTTTATTGAATCAGAATCTGATATCGATCCTGCCTGGTTGGCGCAGGCAAAGTCCGTCGGGATTTGCGGTGCAACCTCTACGCCCATGTGGCTGATGGAGCGAGTATCAGATTATATTAAAAATATTGTTTAA
- a CDS encoding Na(+)-translocating NADH-quinone reductase subunit A produces the protein MSNTKKLKKGFDIRLVGQADKQITSFAKSSVFALKPSDFIGIQRPKLKVKVGDTVKAGSPVLFDKMTPEVLYTSPVSGEVVEIVRGAKRRLLEVRILADKELEYETFNQFNIADLSNVSAEQITEQLCASGVWPQIIQRPYGVVANPKDKPKAIFISSFDTHPLAPDTDFAFQGEEQHLQAGIEALSKFTNQIHVGLNAKSPSKVFSGLKGVTFTSYEGQHPAGNVGIQIHHTTPINKGDLYWTVSPAGLADIGRMLLSGKYDPQRVIAVTGSEVKKPTYTKVHAGTSIKSLVEGNVNSGHLRYISGNVLTGEKIAADGFLGYYHNQVTVIPEGDGEQEFLGWITPQAERLSFSKAFGLLSFLNPKKEYRLDTNTRGEKRRFVVSGEFEKVLPMDIYPVHLFKAILAEDYENMEALGIYELVEEDVALCEFIDVSKNDIQSILRKGLDLLQYS, from the coding sequence ATGTCAAATACAAAAAAGCTGAAGAAGGGGTTTGATATCCGTCTTGTTGGACAAGCGGATAAACAAATTACTTCATTTGCAAAATCAAGTGTTTTCGCGCTTAAACCTTCAGATTTTATCGGGATCCAACGCCCGAAGTTGAAGGTTAAAGTCGGCGATACAGTAAAAGCAGGTTCGCCAGTTTTATTCGACAAAATGACCCCAGAGGTTCTTTATACTTCTCCAGTGAGTGGTGAAGTGGTAGAGATCGTTCGCGGGGCAAAGCGTCGCCTTTTAGAGGTTAGAATTTTAGCGGACAAGGAACTCGAATACGAGACCTTTAATCAGTTCAACATTGCCGACCTGTCAAATGTTTCGGCAGAACAGATTACTGAACAGTTGTGTGCCTCAGGTGTATGGCCACAAATCATTCAACGCCCTTATGGGGTGGTTGCAAACCCAAAAGATAAGCCAAAGGCCATCTTTATTTCTTCTTTCGATACTCACCCATTAGCACCAGATACTGATTTCGCATTCCAGGGCGAAGAGCAGCATCTGCAAGCAGGGATCGAGGCATTGTCGAAATTCACAAATCAAATTCATGTCGGCCTGAATGCCAAGTCGCCATCGAAAGTATTCAGTGGATTGAAAGGAGTAACCTTTACCAGTTACGAAGGGCAGCACCCTGCAGGTAACGTAGGTATCCAGATTCACCATACTACGCCAATCAACAAAGGCGATCTTTATTGGACGGTTTCGCCTGCGGGCTTGGCTGACATTGGTCGAATGTTGCTAAGTGGCAAATATGATCCTCAGCGCGTTATTGCGGTAACAGGTTCAGAAGTGAAGAAGCCTACTTACACGAAGGTGCATGCAGGTACTTCAATCAAGTCTTTAGTGGAAGGAAATGTAAACTCAGGACATTTGCGCTACATTTCAGGAAACGTACTGACAGGGGAGAAAATCGCCGCGGATGGTTTCTTGGGCTATTATCACAATCAGGTAACGGTAATTCCTGAAGGTGATGGAGAGCAGGAATTCCTGGGCTGGATCACCCCTCAAGCAGAGCGTTTGTCATTCTCAAAAGCATTTGGTTTGTTGTCTTTCTTGAATCCGAAAAAAGAGTACCGTTTGGATACCAACACGCGTGGAGAAAAACGTCGCTTTGTAGTTTCTGGAGAATTCGAGAAAGTATTGCCGATGGACATCTACCCTGTGCATTTGTTTAAAGCGATCTTGGCAGAAGATTATGAAAATATGGAAGCCTTGGGGATTTACGAACTGGTAGAAGAAGATGTAGCTCTTTGTGAGTTTATCGATGTTTCAAAAAATGACATTCAGTCTATTTTGAGAAAAGGTTTGGATTTGTTGCAGTACAGCTAA
- the nqrC gene encoding NADH:ubiquinone reductase (Na(+)-transporting) subunit C, producing MRQSNGYIIGFAVVMTIVCGGLLSWAAVGLKEAQTKAKELDTKRQILSAVIDIKGKPSEELLKLYDSDISAIVIDAQGKVLDGVDAATVNIAKEYKKKPAERKLPIYEFKKDGKISAYILPMYGSGLWDAIWGFIAIESDGNTVQGISLDHKGETPGLGARITSEEVQERYKDKKIFEGGKLVSVQMVKGENNPGLSEHQVDGMSGATLTGNGVNKMLESYLDLYKGFLKEHKAG from the coding sequence GTGCGACAGTCTAACGGATATATTATTGGTTTTGCAGTAGTCATGACAATCGTCTGTGGAGGATTGTTATCGTGGGCTGCTGTGGGCTTGAAAGAAGCTCAGACCAAAGCGAAGGAATTGGATACTAAACGCCAAATTTTAAGTGCTGTAATTGATATCAAAGGAAAACCTTCTGAGGAGCTTTTGAAATTGTATGACAGCGACATCTCTGCAATTGTGATTGATGCACAAGGCAAGGTGCTTGATGGCGTAGATGCTGCGACAGTAAATATCGCAAAAGAATACAAAAAGAAACCTGCTGAACGCAAGTTGCCGATTTACGAATTCAAGAAAGACGGTAAAATTTCTGCTTATATCCTTCCAATGTATGGCTCAGGCCTTTGGGATGCTATCTGGGGATTTATCGCTATTGAGTCTGACGGTAATACCGTGCAAGGGATCTCTTTGGATCACAAAGGAGAGACGCCTGGTCTTGGCGCCCGTATTACTTCTGAAGAAGTACAGGAGCGTTACAAAGACAAGAAGATCTTTGAAGGTGGTAAATTGGTGTCGGTACAAATGGTGAAAGGGGAAAACAACCCTGGCCTTAGCGAGCACCAAGTAGACGGAATGTCTGGCGCAACATTGACTGGTAACGGTGTGAATAAAATGTTGGAGTCTTACCTTGATCTTTATAAGGGCTTCCTGAAAGAGCATAAAGCAGGTTAA
- a CDS encoding NADH:ubiquinone reductase (Na(+)-transporting) subunit D produces MAETVETAKVEKAEPLFSKRRKNIVADPLNDDNPITIQVLGICSALAVTTQMEPTFVMALAVTVVIVFSNLIISLMRNLIPGRIRIIVQLAVIATLVSLVDQVLKAYFFDISKMLSVFVSLIITNCIVMGRLEAFAMGNKPYDSVLDGLGSGLGYAWIILTVAFFRELLGSGSVFGIKIFEALHINFPTNGLMVTPVGAFMVLALIIWVQRARSGYVEK; encoded by the coding sequence ATGGCTGAAACAGTAGAAACGGCGAAGGTAGAGAAGGCAGAGCCTTTATTCTCCAAGCGCCGAAAAAACATTGTTGCCGACCCTTTGAATGACGATAACCCAATTACCATTCAGGTACTGGGAATCTGTTCTGCACTTGCGGTAACGACACAAATGGAGCCTACATTCGTAATGGCCTTGGCCGTAACGGTTGTAATTGTATTCTCCAACTTGATTATTTCATTAATGCGTAACTTGATTCCAGGTCGTATTCGTATCATCGTCCAATTGGCCGTGATCGCGACTTTGGTATCTTTGGTAGACCAGGTTTTGAAGGCCTACTTCTTCGACATCTCCAAGATGTTGTCCGTATTCGTATCGCTGATTATTACCAACTGTATTGTAATGGGTCGATTGGAGGCCTTTGCAATGGGTAACAAACCTTACGATTCTGTATTGGATGGTTTGGGTTCTGGTTTGGGTTATGCGTGGATCATCTTGACCGTAGCATTCTTCCGTGAACTTTTGGGTTCTGGATCTGTTTTCGGTATCAAGATTTTTGAAGCATTGCATATCAACTTCCCAACGAATGGATTGATGGTAACGCCTGTAGGTGCCTTTATGGTATTGGCTTTGATCATCTGGGTACAGCGTGCACGCTCTGGTTACGTAGAAAAATAA